A single genomic interval of Drosophila virilis strain 15010-1051.87 chromosome 2, Dvir_AGI_RSII-ME, whole genome shotgun sequence harbors:
- the LOC138910936 gene encoding uncharacterized protein, with the protein MDRVEAILTAWSKPTTSTTLRPISFLFYTLETIFNMFCLAYHITGFMAVDMHMLNWDRHNIQYIYLITFYVFMVITLFQSINICSGHNPTFCMEISKSCLASIGFTMISILTMWDAERDAHLMYTGKEPVEGVYENDKPVHPFAFYLLFQSIASLACGVLYMLHATILIDIKITAAHQGLTEGANLVYVPIDIYVLGEYVQTRLEDYEWFHNLCSYERIDI; encoded by the coding sequence ATGGACAGGGTCGAAGCCATTCTCACAGCTTGGAGTAAACCCACAACATCAACTACATTGCGGCCGATTTCGTTTCTATTTTACACGCTGGAGACGATCTtcaatatgttttgtttggcaTATCATATAACGGGATTTATGGCTGTTGATATGCATATGCTGAATTGGGATAGGCATAACATTCAGTATATTTATCTAATAACCTTCTATGTTTTCATGGTGATTACACTCTTTCAAAGCATTAACATTTGTTCGGGCCACAATCCGACATTTTGCATGGAAATCTCTAAATCTTGCTTAGCTTCGATTGGATTTACAATGATATCTATATTAACCATGTGGGATGCGGAACGCGACGCCCACCTGATGTATACTGGCAAGGAGCCCGTGGAGGGTGTCTACGAGAACGATAAGCCCGTTCATCCGTTCGCTTTTTACTTGCTCTTTCAATCGATTGCCTCATTGGCTTGTGGCGTTCTCTATATGCTACATGCAACCATTTTAATTGATATCAAGATCACTGCTGCCCACCAGGGATTGACAGAGGGCGCAAATTTGGTGTATGTGCCTATTGATATCTACGTCCTGGGCGAATACGTTCAGACCAGGCTCGAGGATTACGAATGGTTTCATAACCTTTGCTCATATGAACGCATTGATATCTAG
- the LOC116652119 gene encoding uncharacterized protein, producing the protein MWDAERDAHLMYTGKEPVEGVYEKDKPVHPFAFYLLFQSIASLACGVLYMLHATILIDIKITAAYQVLTKGAKSALVPIHIYVLGEYVQTRLEDYEWFHEFCSNERIDI; encoded by the coding sequence ATGTGGGATGCGGAACGCGACGCTCACTTGATGTATACTGGCAAAGAGCCCGTGGAGGGTGTCTACGAGAAGGATAAGCCCGTTCATCCGTTCGCTTTTTATTTGCTCTTTCAATCGATTGCCTCATTGGCTTGTGGCGTTCTCTATATGCTACATGCAACCATTTTAATTGATATCAAGATCACTGCTGCTTACCAGGTATTGACAAAGGGTGCAAAGTCTGCGCTTGTGCCCATTCATATCTACGTCCTGGGCGAATACGTTCAGACCAGGCTCGAGGATTACGAATGGTTTCATGAATTTTGCTCAAATGAACGCATTGATATCTAG
- the LOC6629479 gene encoding uncharacterized protein encodes MWDAERDFHLMYTGKEPVEGVYEKDNPVHQFAFYLLFQSIASLACGVLYMLHATILIDIKITAAHQGLTDGANSVFVPIDIYVLGEYVQTRLEDYEWFHAFCSDERIDI; translated from the coding sequence ATGTGGGATGCGGAACGCGACTTTCACTTGATGTATACTGGCAAGGAGCCCGTGGAGGGTGTCTACGAGAAGGATAACCCCGTTCATCAGTTCGCTTTTTATTTGCTCTTTCAATCGATTGCCTCATTGGCTTGTGGCGTTCTCTATATGCTACATGCCACTATTTTAATTGATATCAAGATCACTGCTGCCCACCAGGGATTGACAGATGGCGCAAATTCGGTGTTTGTTCCCATTGATATCTACGTCCTGGGCGAATACGTTCAGACTAGGCTTGAGGATTACGAATGGTTTCATGCCTTTTGCTCAGATGAACGCATTGATATCTAG